The genomic DNA AGCCCTCAAATACGGCATTGAATGCGATCCCCGCCGGAATAAAGCAGCGATAAGCGCTTACGCGGATACGGCTATCTTATACGGACCGCCGGAAAAGCAGGTGCATAAGATACTTGTGGGCATCGATATCGAGACCCCGGAACTTCTGCTGGCGGATAAGATCCGTCACCGTGACGGATTGGACCTGGTGATCAGCCACCATCCCGAAGGCATAGCTTATGCCGGGCTGTACCAGGTAATGCAGCTGCAGGTGGACCTGCTGGAGCATATCGGTTTTGACCGTAAGTCCGCCGAACAGTTCCTGGAGGTCAGGCAGCGCGAGGTCGAACGCAGGATATCTCCGGCTAACCATATGCGCGCGGTGGACGCTGCGCGGCTGTTAAGCCTGCCGTTTATGTGCATCCACACCCCGGCGGACAATCAGGTCGCGGATTTTGCTTTGAAATTCCTGCAAAAAGCGAAACCCGGATGCGTCGGCGACATCCCCGAACTATTGCTGCAGATCCCGGAGTATAAAGAGGCGGCCCAACGGCTGGCCGGGCCCAAGCTGATCCTGGGCGATCCCAAACGGCCTTGCGGAAAGATATTCGTGGATATGACCGGAGGCACTGAAGGCTCAAAAGAAGTTTTTAGGAAGATGCACAAGGCCGGGGTCAGGACGCTGGTTTCAATGCATTTAAGCGAAGAGCACTTATCAAAGGTGAAGGACGCCAACCTCAATGTTGTCATCGCCGGGCATATCGCTTCGGATAACCTCGGGCTTAACCTGATGCTGGATAAGATCGAGCAGGAAGAAAAATTCAATTGCGTTTCCTGTTCCGGATTCCAGCGGATACGCAGGGCTAAGGAATAAGCAATGGCCGGACTTATAGACGATAATATCATCAACGAGATACTCGGCAGGGTCAATATAGTCGAGGTTATCTCCGAATATATCCCGCTTAAAAAAAGCGGAAGGAATTTTAAGACTAACTGCCCGTTCCACCATGAAAAGACCGCGTCGTTCATGGTCTCGGTGGACAAGCAGATCTATCACTGTTTCGGCTGCGGCGCCGGCGGCAATGTATTTAATTTCCTGATGCAATACGAGCGTTTGCAGTTTCCCGAGGCAGTGGAACTTCTGGCAAAAAAAACAGGGGTGACGCTGCCGGAAAGAAAACAGGGCCAGCGCAATCCTTCCGGGGTTACTACAGAGGTTTATCGGGTCAATGAACTGGCCGCGGAATATTACAGCGCCAACCTTAACGCGGCTTCCGGGCATGCCGGCCGGGAATACCTGGTTAAACGGGGGATCACCAAAGAAACCGCGGGATTATTCCGTTTAGGCCTGGCTTCGGATAAATGGGACGGGTTGTTGAATTACCTGCAGGTAAAATCGGTAAGCGTATCTTTGATGGAAAAGGCGGGATTGGTCCTGCCCCGGGATGACGGCGGGCATTACGACCGGTTCCGCAACCGGGTAATATTCACTATATCGGATGTTAAGTCGCAGGTGGTCGGCTTCGGGGCCAGGGTCCTGGATAACAGCCTGCCCAAATACATCAATTCGCCGGAAAGCCCGGTATATACCAAAGGCAAACATCTTTTTGGGTTTGACCTGGCAAAAGAAGCGGTCCGCGCCGAGGACTGCATTGTGGTTGTTGAGGGGAATCTGGACTGCATTGTCCCCTACCAGGCCGGATTGCATAACATCGCCGCCTCTTTAGGCACGGCATTGACCTCCGATCAGGTCAGGCTGATCAAACGTTACACCCATAACGCGGTGATTATGTATGACGGGGATAAAGCCGGTGAAATGGCTACCCTGCGCAGTTTGGATATATTTGTGGAAGAGGGGATGAACGTGCGGGTGGCGGCATTGCCTGCGGGATTCGACCCGGACACATTCGTGCGCAAGCACGGGATCGACAGATTAAAAGAGATGATCGCCAAAGCCGATAATCTTTTCGATTATAAAATGCGGGTATTAAAGGCTAAGTTCGACATCCGTCAGATCGAAGGCAAAGCCGGAATATCGGCGGAGATGCTGCCGACGATCAATAAATTCGCCAATGCCATACTGAGATCGGAATATTTGAAGAAGCTGTCTTTGGAGCT from Candidatus Omnitrophota bacterium includes the following:
- the dnaG gene encoding DNA primase, with translation MAGLIDDNIINEILGRVNIVEVISEYIPLKKSGRNFKTNCPFHHEKTASFMVSVDKQIYHCFGCGAGGNVFNFLMQYERLQFPEAVELLAKKTGVTLPERKQGQRNPSGVTTEVYRVNELAAEYYSANLNAASGHAGREYLVKRGITKETAGLFRLGLASDKWDGLLNYLQVKSVSVSLMEKAGLVLPRDDGGHYDRFRNRVIFTISDVKSQVVGFGARVLDNSLPKYINSPESPVYTKGKHLFGFDLAKEAVRAEDCIVVVEGNLDCIVPYQAGLHNIAASLGTALTSDQVRLIKRYTHNAVIMYDGDKAGEMATLRSLDIFVEEGMNVRVAALPAGFDPDTFVRKHGIDRLKEMIAKADNLFDYKMRVLKAKFDIRQIEGKAGISAEMLPTINKFANAILRSEYLKKLSLELNVSEDALMKEAGKASGASGLRGAEQRPAAGISLQAANPTEKLLVKFMLEETRIIAQLKEKIEPCDFQDTQISRIVSLMFDFVTAGRELKPNALINHLEDNNLSQLLRETSFYLPEVEYPDKDKVIEECVQRLKKNSLIKKKHRLQQEIKKAETERNENELNNLKEEFNRLIKKG
- a CDS encoding NGG1p interacting factor NIF3, which encodes MQLSRIYDLALKYGIECDPRRNKAAISAYADTAILYGPPEKQVHKILVGIDIETPELLLADKIRHRDGLDLVISHHPEGIAYAGLYQVMQLQVDLLEHIGFDRKSAEQFLEVRQREVERRISPANHMRAVDAARLLSLPFMCIHTPADNQVADFALKFLQKAKPGCVGDIPELLLQIPEYKEAAQRLAGPKLILGDPKRPCGKIFVDMTGGTEGSKEVFRKMHKAGVRTLVSMHLSEEHLSKVKDANLNVVIAGHIASDNLGLNLMLDKIEQEEKFNCVSCSGFQRIRRAKE